In Mauremys reevesii isolate NIE-2019 linkage group 20, ASM1616193v1, whole genome shotgun sequence, the following are encoded in one genomic region:
- the SLC46A1 gene encoding LOW QUALITY PROTEIN: proton-coupled folate transporter (The sequence of the model RefSeq protein was modified relative to this genomic sequence to represent the inferred CDS: inserted 2 bases in 1 codon): MDAASGGGSGRRAWRGGIWQPRPAAVPSGRSLPPLRLLPLRAARRAPPAPAMADSPGPAGGGRARCPXGRPTVEPVLFLGTVALGLQAPLCTQYLWDRLGAELGYNGSAASGSAGCGNASGAGDPRQQEVETLASHWNLYINLAGFSVGLFSVTLFGPWSDSVGRRPALILPALGMALQAAIYLLVMYLRLHVGYFLLGRILCGLLGDYNLILASCFAYVADISDQPSRTFRVAILEACLGLAGMLASIIGGQWRKAQGYINPFWLVFAVSLATALYAALCLQESVKERKPAKLFTLSHYVSVYRLFAAPGSQRSRQKLALYSLTFFLIVTIHFGAKDVFVLYELSSPLCWGSDLIGYGSAASYLTYLSSLAGLRALQLCLEDTWVAELGLLSNIAGLVVISLASTTPLMFTGYGILFLSMAATPVIRAKLSKLVDVKDQGALFASVACVEGLCSLVATGVFNALYPASLPFLKGFPFLFGAIILLVPAALIGWIEISDTTPEYGHFTDAS, encoded by the exons ATGGACGCTGCCAGCGGAGGCGGCTCCGGCCGCCGGGCCTGGCGGGGAGGCATCTGGCAGCCCCGGCCCGCTGCCGTCCCCTCCGGGCGGAGCCTGCCTCCCCTCCGCCTCCTGCCTCTGCGGGCGGCGCGCCGCGCTCCGCCGGCCCCAGCCATGGCCGACAGCCCGGGCCCCGCTGGCGGCGGGCGGGCGCGCTGCCC GGGCCGCCCCACGGTGGAGCCGGTTCTCTTCCTGGGCACCGTGGCGCTGGGCCTGCAGGCCCCGCTCTGCACCCAGTACCTGTGGGACCGGCTCGGGGCCGAGCTCGGCTACAACGGCTCCGCGGCGAGCGGCTCGGCCGGCTGCGGCAACGCGAGCGGCGCGGGGGACCCCCGGCAGCAg GAAGTGGAGACCTTGGCCTCCCACTGGAACCTCTACATCAACCTGGCAGGCTTCTCTGTGGGTCTCTTCTCGGTGACTCTCTTTGGGCCATGGAGCGACAGCGTGGGTCGGCGTCCAGCGCTcatcctgcctgccctgggcatgGCCTTGCAAGCTGCCATCTATCTTCTTGTCATGTACCTCAGGCTACATGTCGGCTACTTCCTGCTTGGGCGCATCCTGTGCGGCCTCTTGGGGGACTACAACCTGATCCTGGCCAGCTGCTTTGCCTACGTGGCTGACATCAGCGACCAGCCTTCCCGTACGTTCCGCGTGGCCATCCTGGAGGCATGCCTTGGCCTGGCAGGCATGCTGGCCAGCATCATCGGAGGGCAGTGGCGCAAAGCTCAGGGCTACATCAATCCCTTCTGGCTCGTGTTTGCTGTCAGCCTTGCCACTGCCCTCTATGCTGCTCTTTGCCTCCAGGAATCGGTGAAGGAGAGGAAACCGGCCAAGCTGTTCACCCTCAGTCACTATGTGTCGGTGTACAGGCTGTTTGCAGCCCCAGGGTCCCAGAGATCCAGGCAGAAGCTCGCTCTCTACTCTCTGACGTTCTTTCTCATTGTCACCATCCACTTTGGAGCCAAGGACGTCTTTGTCCTATACGAACTCAGCTCCCCTCtctgctggggctctgatctgatTGGCTATGGCTCAGCGGCTAGTTACCTGACTTACCtgagcagcctggcagggctgcgggcactgcagctgtgccttgAAGACACCTGGGTAGCCGAGTTAGGATTGCTCTCCAACATCGCGGGCCTGGTGGTGATTTCACTTGCTTCTACAACACCACTGATGTTCACAG GTTATGGCATCCTGTTTCTTTCAATGGCAGCCACTCCAGTGATCCGCGCAAAGCTGTCCAAACTGGTGGATGTGAAAGATCAGG GTGCTCTTTTTGCCTCTGTTGCCTGCGTGGAAGGTCTCTGCTCGCTTGTGGCCACAGGAGTGTTCAACGCGCTCTACCCTGCGAGCCTGCCTTTCCTGAAGGGATTCCCCTTTCTCTTTGGGGCAATAATTCTGCTCGTTCCGGCTGCTCTTATTGG GTGGATAGAAATCTCGGACACTACACCCGAATATGGTCACTTTACAGATGCTTCCTGA